The Triticum dicoccoides isolate Atlit2015 ecotype Zavitan chromosome 6A, WEW_v2.0, whole genome shotgun sequence genome has a window encoding:
- the LOC119316796 gene encoding cytosolic invertase 1 gives MELGAAGMRRSASHNSLSGSDDFDLTHLLNKPRINVERQRSFDDRSLSDVSYSGGHARGGGGFDGMYSPGGGLRSLVGTPASSALHSFEPHPIVGDAWEALRRSLVFFRGQPLGTIAAFDHASEEVLNYDQVFVRDFVPSAMAFLMNGEPEIVKNFLLKTVLLQGWEKKVDRFKLGEGAMPASFKVLHDDKKGVDTLHADFGESAIGRVAPVDSGFWWIILLRAYTKSTGDLTLAERPECQKAMRLILSLCLSEGFDTFPTLLCADGCCMIDRRMGVYGYPIEIQSLFFMALRCALLMLKHDAEGKDFVERIATRLHALSYHMRSYFWLDFQQLNDIYRYKTEEYSHTAVNKFNVIPDSIPDWLFDFMPCEGGFFVGNVSPARMDFRWFALGNMIAIVSSLATPEQSMAIMDLIEERWEELIGEMPLKICYPAIENHEWRIVTGCDPKNTRWSYHNGGSWPVLLWLLTAASIKTGRPQIARRAIDLAERRLLKDGWPEYYDGKLGKYVGKQARKFQTWSIAGYLVAKMLLEDPSHLGMIALEEDKAMKPVLRRSASWTN, from the exons ATGGAGCTGGGGGCGGCCGGGATGCGGCGGTCGGCGTCGCACAACTCGCTGTCCGGGTCCGATGACTTCGACCTCACACACCTGCTCAACAAGCCGCGGATCAACGTCGAGCGCCAGCGCTCCTTCGATGACCGTTCGCTCAGCGACGTCTCCTACTCCGGTGGCCACGCCAGAGGAGGCGGAGGCTTCGACGGCATGTACTCCCCCGGCGGCGGTCTACGCTCTCTGGTCGGCACGCCGGCCTCCTCGGCGCTCCACTCTTTCGAGCCCCACCCCATAGTGGGCGACGCCTGGGAGgccctccgccgctccctcgtcttttTCCGCGGCCAGCCGCTTGGTACCATCGCCGCTTTCGACCATGCATCCGAGGAAGTCCTAAACTATGATCAG GTGTTTGTGAGAGATTTCGTGCCCAGCGCCATGGCGTTTCTGATGAATGGTGAGCCGGAGATTGTCAAGAACTTCCTGCTCAAGACCGTTTTGCTGCAGGGTTGGGAGAAGAAGGTTGATCGGTTTAAGCTTGGCGAGGGGGCCATGCCTGCAAGCTTTAAAGTGCTTCATGACGATAAGAAGGGTGTTGATACCCTGCACGCGGATTTTGGTGAGAGCGCAATTGGGCGGGTTGCTCCAGTGGATTCGGGCTTCTGGTGGATCATACTATTGCGGGCCTACACAAAGTCCACCGGGGATTTGACTCTGGCAGAGAGGCCGGAATGCCAGAAGGCGATGAGGCTCATTCTGAGCCTGTGCTTGTCTGAGGGATTTGATACCTTCCCGACATTGTTATGCGCTGATGGTTGCTGCATGATAGATCGTAGGATG GGTGTGTATGGCTACCCCATTGAAATTCAATCCCTTTTCTTCATGGCACTAAGGTGTGCTCTTCTAATGCTTAAACATGACGCTGAAGGGAAAGATTTTGTGGAGCGGATTGCAACTCGTCTTCATGCTTTAAGTTATCACATGCGGAGTTATTTTTGGCTAGATTTCCAGCAGCTAAATGATATTTATCGTTACAAGACGGAAGAATATTCTCATACAGCTGTCAACAAATTTAATGTTATTCCAGATTCTATTCCGGACTGGCTATTTGATTTCATGCCTTGCGAGGGTGGTTTTTTTGTTGGTAATGTCAGTCCTGCAAGGATGGACTTCCGTTGGTTTGCACTTGGAAACATGATTGCCATAGTATCATCTCTTGCTACACCTGAGCAATCCATGGCCATAATGGATCTCATTGAGGAGCGCTGGGAAGAGTTAATTGGTGAGATGCCTCTGAAGATATGCTATCCTGCTATTGAGAACCATGAATGGCGGATCGTGACAGGATGTGATCCAAAAAATACGAGATGGAGTTACCACAATGGAGGATCTTGGCCAG TACTTCTCTGGCTGCTCACGGCAGCAAGCATCAAAACTGGACGGCCGCAAATTGCAAGAAGAGCAATTGACCTAGCTGAGAGGAGGCTGTTGAAGGATGGCTGGCCTGAGTATTACGATGGTAAGCTTGGAAAATATGTTGGCAAGCAGGCAAGGAAATTTCAGACTTGGTCCATTGCCGGGTATTTGGTCGCCAAGATGCTGCTGGAGGATCCTTCGCATCTTGGTATGATAGCCTTGGAAGAGGACAAGGCAATGAAGCCAGTTTTGAGAAGGTCCGCCTCATGGACAAACTGA